One window from the genome of Tachypleus tridentatus isolate NWPU-2018 chromosome 11, ASM421037v1, whole genome shotgun sequence encodes:
- the LOC143231667 gene encoding uncharacterized protein LOC143231667 isoform X2 yields the protein MESIQRRVVCFIRDSLTTEPFAVKSAAGWHGDDSIIIIAAAVVAIIVLLIIIIIIVILLMKRKTRTGSKDTLDERETPEGRVQPAEATPVPKPGFRKPYNTNGSPNLKNGNTGSGTPKKGKSDGDPVYQNVTEADKKENGSPVAEPESRPMYENIKFHQKEPKGKLFLSTNNEGLVYADLSLPNSGTKPFFRKTHQQSTPH from the exons ATGGAGAGCATTCAGAGAAGAGTGGTATGTTTTATACGTGACAGTCTTACGACGGAGCCTTTTGCAGTAAAAA GTGCGGCAGGATGGCATGGGGAtgacagtattattataatagcTGCCGCCGTTGTCGCTATTATTGTTCTATTAATCATCATAATCATCATTGTCATCTTGTTGATGAAAAGAAAGACTCGCA CCGGTTCCAAAGACACTCTGGATGAAAGGGAAAC ACCAGAGGGTCGTGTGCAGCCTGCAGAAGCTACACCTGTTCCCAAACCTGGGTTTCGTAAACCTTATAATACAAACGGAAGTCCAAATCTCAAAAACGGAAACACAG GTTCTGGCACTCCCAAGAAAGGTAAGTCTGACGGTGATCCAGTTTATCAAAACGTCACCGAAGCAGACAAGAAGGAAAACGGATCACCTGTGGCAGAACCAGAAAGCCGGCCCATGtacgaaaatattaaatttcaccAAAAAGAACCTAAAGGG AAACTTTTCCTCTCTACTAATAATGAAGGTTTAGTCTACGCCGATTTGTCTTTGCCAAATAGCGGTACAAAACCTTTCTTTAGAAAAACACACCAACAGAGTACGCCACACTGA